A segment of the Roseofilum casamattae BLCC-M143 genome:
AGATGGCGGATAATGCCGTCGGTGTAGTCTACAATAGATTACATCATTTTTTAACAGATGCCCCCTGGAAGAGCACGCAAATAAATGACCGTCGTCTCCAAGTGATGAACAAATGCTCTCAAACCAGAATCAAGTCCGGATTTACTCTGATTGTTGATGA
Coding sequences within it:
- a CDS encoding transposase; amino-acid sequence: MKETTLSAMPPCFDRWCQKFDDLLRTKAQKTGFRHYLGGLLGESERKNLTQMADNAVGVVYNRLHHFLTDAPWKSTQINDRRLQVMNKCSQTRIKSGFTLIVD